Genomic segment of Candidatus Methylomirabilota bacterium:
CTCGGCCGGCGCGACCAGGTAGGAGCCGCTGCCGTCCGTCGACCAGGGCAGCGGGTAGTGCGGGCTCCCCTTCGGGCCGAGGCCATGCTCGGTGAGGGCGAAGAAGCCGCCCGGCTTCAGCACCCGGTACGCCTCCGCGAAGAAGGCCGGACGATCGCCGACGTTCATGGTCACGTGCTGCGTGTACGCGCCGTCGAAGGACGCGGACCCGTAGGGAAGACGCTGGCCGTCGCCTAGCTCCAGCGTCACCTGGAGCTCCATCCGGAGGAGCGCGGTCAGCTTGGTGGCGGCGTCGATGAACGGGGCGGTGATATCGACACCGCTGACATGGCAGCGGAACCGCTTCGCCATGTACCGCGCAGGGCCGCCCAAGCCACACCCGATGTCCACCAGGCGCTGGCCGGACGTGACCGGGAGCTGGTCGGCCAGCTCGATGGTCGCGGGGAGGCCTCGGGCGTGGAAGTGGTCGACCGGGGCCAGGTCCTCCACCGTCAGAGCGTCCAGCGGCTTCCCCGCATGCTTCAGGGCCGCCTCGATGACCGCGTAGATATCGCCTCGGCCCCAGTGATGCGCAATCGCCTTGGCGTGGGCCATTGGCTGTATGCTACTGCATTCCGAAGGGTTTCAGGCGCGTGCCGAAAACGTCGCGGTGCGGCGAGGTCGGGGGGTGCGGCGACGCCTCCCTTGACGGCGGCAGGTCCCGCGTGCGAAGAAGCGCCCATCGGTTCGCCGATGTCTGACCACCCGCACCCGCCCGCCCAGGAGTTTGGAGCCGCCGCGCCGGCCGGCGCTCGGGCAGACGGGCTCATTCCCTTTCGCGAG
This window contains:
- a CDS encoding methyltransferase domain-containing protein, which gives rise to MAHAKAIAHHWGRGDIYAVIEAALKHAGKPLDALTVEDLAPVDHFHARGLPATIELADQLPVTSGQRLVDIGCGLGGPARYMAKRFRCHVSGVDITAPFIDAATKLTALLRMELQVTLELGDGQRLPYGSASFDGAYTQHVTMNVGDRPAFFAEAYRVLKPGGFFALTEHGLGPKGSPHYPLPWSTDGSGSYLVAPAETRALLEKAGFRAIAIEDTGAKYAAGYRVAIERAEAGAAPALGIHLLMGENTLEKTRNALRNIDEGRTHPIQLVCRKPA